The following coding sequences lie in one Spinacia oleracea cultivar Varoflay chromosome 1, BTI_SOV_V1, whole genome shotgun sequence genomic window:
- the LOC130465852 gene encoding uncharacterized protein — protein sequence MIGLIENMSRLDQQFSQEMAIDTILHSLHSGYDQFKLNYSMNSLDKTLTELHGMLKTAEKTLKSDKQDVLMVRGGKFKKSGKKRNAKKGGNKASPTKQTGAKSVKRKFSQPTSESECFYCKKKGHWKRDCLKLKEDQKNGTVVPSSGTKKK from the exons atgattggactcattgagaatatgagtcggctggatcagcaattttctcaggaaatggctatagacaccatcctccattctcttcatagcgggtatgatcagttcaaactgaactacagtatgaatagtctggacaaaacgctcactgagcttcacggtatgctgaagaccgctgaaaagacgctcaaaagtgataagcaggatgtgcttatggtgcgtgggggcaagttcaagaaatctggaaagaagaggaatgctaagaaaggtggcaacaaggccagcccaactaagcaaactggcgccaaatctgtaaagaggaagttcagtcaacccacttctgaatccgaatgcttctactgcaagaagaaggggcattggaagagagattgcttgaagctaaaggaagatcagaagaacggaacagtcgttccatcttcag ggactaagaagaagtag